One genomic segment of Streptomyces sp. RerS4 includes these proteins:
- a CDS encoding M14 family metallopeptidase, translating into MRLHTRRRAAVTAALLALALGAPAYGMSATAAPPPTPSTATQDEALGQYEIHGPATPAERSALTRTGVSIDEVDAHSVVVTADPAQAKALRALGYRLNALPGPPDRSERGIAASPNDFPSADSRYHNYAEANAEIDQRIAQYPGIMSKRVIGKSYQGRDLVAIKISDNVATDEAEPEVLFTAHQHAREHLTVEMALYLLKELGSKYGAESRVTNMVNAREIWIIPDLNPDGGEYDIATGSYRSWRKNRQPNAGSSYVGTDENRNWNYKWGCCGGSSGSKGSETYRGPAAESAPEVKAVSDFVRGRVVGGKQQIKAAIDFHTYSELVLWPFGWTYNDTAPGLTADDLAAFKKVGTSMAASNGYTPEQSSDLYITDGTIDDWLWGDQKIFGYTFEMYPAGSGGGGFYPPDEVIDRETSRNKEAVLQLLENADCMYRSIGKEAQYCS; encoded by the coding sequence ATGCGGCTCCATACCCGCCGGAGGGCCGCCGTCACGGCGGCCCTGCTGGCGCTCGCGCTCGGCGCACCCGCCTACGGCATGAGCGCGACGGCAGCGCCACCGCCGACCCCGTCCACCGCCACCCAGGACGAGGCCCTCGGCCAGTACGAGATCCACGGCCCGGCCACGCCGGCGGAGCGCTCGGCCCTGACCCGTACGGGCGTCTCCATCGACGAGGTGGACGCGCACTCGGTCGTGGTCACCGCCGACCCCGCGCAGGCCAAGGCCCTGCGGGCGCTGGGCTACCGGTTGAACGCCCTGCCCGGCCCGCCGGACCGCTCCGAGCGCGGGATCGCGGCGAGCCCGAACGACTTCCCGTCGGCGGACTCGCGCTACCACAACTACGCCGAGGCGAACGCGGAGATCGACCAGCGCATCGCCCAGTACCCCGGGATCATGAGCAAGCGGGTCATCGGGAAGTCCTACCAGGGCCGCGACCTGGTCGCGATCAAGATCAGCGACAACGTGGCCACGGACGAGGCCGAGCCCGAGGTGCTCTTCACGGCCCACCAGCACGCCCGTGAGCACCTCACCGTCGAGATGGCCCTGTACCTGCTCAAGGAGCTCGGTTCCAAGTACGGCGCCGAGTCCCGCGTCACGAACATGGTCAACGCCCGCGAGATCTGGATCATCCCGGACCTCAACCCCGACGGCGGCGAGTACGACATCGCCACCGGCTCCTACCGCTCGTGGCGCAAGAACCGCCAGCCCAACGCCGGCTCCTCCTACGTCGGCACCGACGAGAACCGGAACTGGAACTACAAGTGGGGCTGCTGCGGCGGCTCCAGCGGCAGCAAGGGCTCCGAGACCTACCGCGGGCCGGCCGCCGAGTCCGCCCCCGAGGTGAAGGCGGTCTCCGACTTCGTGCGCGGCCGGGTGGTGGGCGGCAAGCAGCAGATCAAGGCCGCCATCGACTTCCACACGTACAGCGAGCTGGTCCTCTGGCCCTTCGGCTGGACCTACAACGACACCGCCCCGGGCCTGACCGCCGACGACCTCGCCGCCTTCAAGAAGGTCGGCACGAGCATGGCGGCGAGCAACGGCTACACGCCCGAGCAGTCGAGCGACCTGTACATCACCGACGGCACGATCGACGACTGGCTGTGGGGCGACCAGAAGATCTTCGGGTACACCTTCGAGATGTACCCGGCCGGCTCGGGCGGCGGCGGCTTCTACCCGCCCGACGAGGTGATCGACCGCGAGACGAGCCGCAACAAGGAGGCCGTGCTCCAGCTCCTGGAGAACGCGGACTGCATGTACCGCTCGATCGGCAAGGAAGCGCAGTACTGCTCCTAG
- a CDS encoding glycosyl hydrolase family 18 protein: MNRIRSLALLGAAALAAGGLSALATGTAQAADVNVARNAGFESGLANWSCSGGSGAVVASPVFAGAGALKATPAGSDNARCSQTVTVKPNSTYTLSAQVQGSYVYLGATGTGTQDVSTWTPGSGSGWQKLSTTFTTGANTTQVTVHTHGWYGQPAYVVDEFSVFGPDGGGGTDPGPSVPGAPAGAAVSGQSANGLTLSWNAVSGAAGYHVYRDGTRVQTVSGTSTPITGLSPSTSYSFQVSAYNAAGEGPRSAPVTGTTTGGGDPNPNPSVPKHALTGYWQNFNNGATVQKLSDVSAQYDIIAVSFADATTTPGAIAFNLDSAGLGGYTVAQFKADIAAKKAAGKSVILSIGGEKGTITVNDSASANNLANSAWALMQEYGFTGIDIDLENGLNPTYMTQALRALSAKAGPSLVITMAPQTIDMQSTQGGYFKTALNIKDILTVVNMQYYNSGSMNGCDGKVYSQGSVDFLTALACIQLEGGLDPSQVGIGVPASPSGAGSGYVSPTIVNNALDCLARGTNCGSFKPSKTYPGLRGAMTWSTNWDAKAGSTWSNTVGPKVHGLP, from the coding sequence GTGAACCGCATACGATCCCTCGCCCTGTTGGGTGCCGCGGCCCTCGCCGCCGGCGGCCTCTCCGCCCTGGCGACGGGCACCGCCCAGGCCGCCGACGTCAACGTCGCCCGTAACGCAGGCTTCGAGTCCGGCCTCGCCAACTGGTCCTGCTCCGGCGGGTCGGGCGCCGTCGTCGCCTCCCCGGTGTTCGCCGGCGCGGGCGCCCTCAAGGCCACCCCGGCGGGTTCGGACAACGCGCGCTGCAGCCAGACCGTCACGGTCAAGCCGAATTCCACGTACACCCTGAGCGCCCAGGTCCAGGGCAGCTACGTCTACCTCGGCGCGACCGGCACCGGCACCCAGGACGTCTCCACCTGGACCCCCGGCTCCGGCTCCGGCTGGCAGAAGCTGTCGACCACGTTCACCACCGGGGCGAACACCACCCAGGTCACCGTCCACACGCACGGCTGGTACGGCCAGCCCGCCTACGTGGTGGACGAGTTCAGCGTCTTCGGTCCGGACGGCGGCGGCGGCACCGACCCCGGCCCGAGCGTCCCCGGCGCCCCGGCGGGAGCCGCCGTTTCCGGCCAGAGCGCGAACGGCCTCACCCTTTCGTGGAACGCGGTCAGCGGGGCGGCCGGCTACCACGTCTACCGGGACGGGACCCGCGTACAGACGGTGTCCGGCACGAGCACCCCGATCACCGGCCTGTCCCCGTCCACCTCCTACTCCTTCCAGGTGAGCGCGTACAACGCGGCGGGCGAGGGCCCCCGGTCGGCGCCGGTGACCGGCACCACGACCGGCGGCGGCGACCCGAACCCGAACCCCTCGGTGCCCAAGCACGCCCTGACCGGCTACTGGCAGAACTTCAACAACGGCGCGACCGTCCAGAAGCTCTCCGACGTCTCGGCGCAGTACGACATCATCGCCGTCTCCTTCGCCGACGCCACGACCACGCCGGGCGCCATCGCCTTCAACCTCGACTCGGCGGGCCTCGGCGGCTACACGGTGGCGCAGTTCAAGGCCGACATCGCCGCGAAGAAGGCGGCCGGCAAGTCCGTCATCCTCTCCATCGGCGGCGAGAAGGGCACCATCACCGTCAACGACTCCGCCTCGGCGAACAACCTGGCGAACTCCGCCTGGGCGCTGATGCAGGAGTACGGCTTCACCGGGATCGACATCGACCTGGAGAACGGCCTCAACCCGACCTACATGACGCAGGCCCTGCGCGCCCTGTCGGCGAAGGCGGGCCCCTCGCTCGTCATCACCATGGCCCCGCAGACCATCGACATGCAGTCCACGCAGGGCGGCTACTTCAAGACGGCGCTGAACATCAAGGACATCCTCACCGTCGTCAACATGCAGTACTACAACAGCGGCTCGATGAACGGCTGCGACGGCAAGGTCTACTCCCAGGGCTCGGTGGACTTCCTGACGGCCCTGGCCTGCATCCAGCTGGAGGGCGGCCTCGACCCGTCCCAGGTGGGCATCGGGGTCCCGGCCTCGCCGAGCGGCGCCGGCAGCGGCTACGTCTCCCCGACCATCGTCAACAACGCCCTCGACTGCCTGGCCCGCGGCACGAACTGCGGGTCCTTCAAGCCGTCGAAGACCTACCCCGGGCTGCGCGGTGCGATGACCTGGTCGACCAACTGGGACGCCAAGGCGGGTAGCACCTGGTCGAACACGGTGGGTCCGAAGGTCCACGGGCTCCCGTAG
- the cpaB gene encoding Flp pilus assembly protein CpaB, protein MNSRQRRGVILLLLSVLCALAAFGGVLVVIGDVNSKVGSEVVAYRVKGDIAPYSPLTAGQFEQVTVPKRWLSETAVTDLGALQGKIALTTLKKGSLLQSDMVVDKPQLQAGEQEIAIMVDAETGVAGKITSGAKVNIIATFKGAKETDPARSVIIVPNARVLGVGKLTSLEKDGNKQGPAEVVPITFALNTKDTQRVAYAESFAVHVRLALVAPGTESAPGPSERTYTLDGDK, encoded by the coding sequence ATGAACTCACGCCAGCGCCGCGGCGTCATCCTGCTCCTGCTGTCGGTCCTGTGCGCCCTCGCGGCCTTCGGCGGGGTCCTCGTGGTCATCGGCGACGTCAACTCCAAGGTCGGGTCCGAGGTGGTCGCGTACCGGGTCAAGGGCGACATCGCGCCGTACAGCCCGCTCACGGCGGGCCAGTTCGAGCAGGTCACCGTCCCCAAGCGATGGCTCTCCGAGACCGCCGTCACCGACCTCGGCGCGCTCCAGGGCAAGATCGCGCTCACCACCCTGAAGAAGGGCTCGCTCCTGCAGAGCGACATGGTCGTCGACAAACCGCAGCTCCAGGCCGGCGAGCAGGAGATCGCCATCATGGTCGACGCGGAGACGGGCGTGGCCGGCAAGATCACCTCCGGCGCCAAGGTCAACATCATCGCCACCTTCAAGGGCGCCAAGGAGACCGACCCCGCCCGGTCCGTGATCATCGTCCCGAACGCCCGCGTCCTCGGCGTCGGCAAACTGACCTCCCTGGAGAAGGACGGCAACAAACAGGGTCCCGCCGAGGTCGTCCCGATCACCTTCGCCCTGAACACCAAGGACACCCAGCGCGTCGCCTACGCCGAGTCCTTCGCCGTGCACGTCCGCCTGGCCCTGGTGGCCCCCGGCACCGAATCCGCGCCCGGCCCGAGCGAGCGCACGTACACCCTCGACGGGGACAAGTGA
- a CDS encoding AAA family ATPase, producing MTTRILPAAADPDAARAIVALIGQLPDAEPAAPVPDSTSLLDTLARLAAASVDELPEVVLVHERIGPVPALELIREVALRFPAVGVVLLSSEAGPGLFSAAMDSGARGLIGLPLGYEELAARVQAAAQWAVGVRRHLGGGVRVPTGPGGRVVTVTGAKGGVGTTFTAVQFALAAAAAGRRTALVDLDLQAGDVGSYLDVQFRRSIADLAGIQDISPRVLQDAVYDDRTGLALLLAPADGERGEEVDERAARQVIGALRARYELVVIDCGTVVTGANATAVELADVAVMVTTPDVVAVRAAKRMVRMWERLQVRKAEETTMVVNRWSKHTEIQPALIQKITRTRPTRTPVPAAFKELQAVVDAGRVQDLDNRSTVKQALWTLAGELGLLTAPGEAAAIPDQGALAPAPTPVGRSGGAALAVRAAGPVARLRRGREG from the coding sequence ATGACCACCCGAATCCTCCCCGCGGCCGCCGACCCGGACGCCGCCCGCGCCATCGTGGCCCTCATCGGCCAACTCCCGGACGCCGAACCGGCCGCCCCCGTCCCCGACTCGACCAGCCTGCTCGACACCCTCGCCCGCCTCGCCGCCGCATCCGTGGACGAGCTGCCCGAGGTGGTCCTCGTCCACGAGCGGATCGGGCCGGTGCCCGCCCTGGAACTGATCCGCGAGGTCGCCCTGCGCTTCCCCGCGGTCGGCGTGGTCCTGCTGTCCTCGGAGGCCGGCCCCGGCCTGTTCTCCGCTGCCATGGACTCCGGCGCCCGGGGCCTGATCGGCCTGCCGCTCGGCTACGAGGAGCTCGCCGCCCGCGTCCAGGCCGCCGCCCAGTGGGCCGTCGGCGTACGCCGCCACCTGGGCGGAGGCGTGCGCGTGCCGACCGGGCCGGGCGGGCGGGTCGTCACCGTCACCGGGGCCAAGGGCGGCGTCGGCACCACCTTCACCGCCGTGCAGTTCGCGCTGGCGGCGGCCGCCGCCGGACGGCGTACCGCCCTGGTCGACCTCGACCTCCAGGCCGGCGACGTCGGCTCCTACCTCGACGTGCAGTTCCGCCGCTCCATCGCCGACCTCGCCGGCATCCAGGACATCTCCCCCCGGGTCCTCCAGGACGCCGTCTACGACGACCGCACCGGCCTCGCCCTGCTGCTGGCCCCGGCCGACGGCGAGCGGGGCGAGGAGGTCGACGAACGGGCCGCCCGCCAGGTCATCGGCGCGCTGCGGGCCCGCTACGAACTCGTCGTCATCGACTGCGGCACCGTCGTCACCGGCGCCAACGCCACCGCCGTGGAACTCGCCGACGTCGCCGTCATGGTCACCACCCCCGACGTGGTCGCCGTACGGGCCGCCAAGCGGATGGTCCGGATGTGGGAACGGCTCCAGGTCCGCAAGGCCGAGGAGACCACGATGGTGGTCAACCGCTGGAGCAAGCACACCGAGATCCAGCCCGCCCTCATCCAGAAGATCACCCGGACCCGCCCCACCCGCACCCCGGTCCCCGCCGCCTTCAAGGAACTCCAGGCGGTCGTCGACGCCGGCCGGGTCCAGGACCTCGACAACCGCTCGACGGTCAAGCAGGCCCTGTGGACCCTGGCCGGCGAACTGGGCCTGCTCACCGCCCCCGGCGAGGCCGCCGCGATCCCGGACCAGGGCGCCCTGGCGCCGGCTCCGACTCCGGTCGGCCGCTCCGGCGGCGCGGCCCTGGCGGTCCGCGCGGCCGGCCCGGTGGCCCGCCTGCGGCGCGGCCGGGAGGGCTGA
- a CDS encoding TadE/TadG family type IV pilus assembly protein, translated as MPVRRDRRSDRGQVAVEFVGMVPLILLLVAAVWECVLIGYAFSLVGNAADEAARAGAVKDDGACVAAAGEHIGSAWGMAVDCGQAGDVYKATVTVRIPVLFPGLNFGELDGTAGAAMEREE; from the coding sequence ATGCCCGTACGCCGGGACCGGAGGAGTGACCGCGGCCAGGTGGCCGTCGAGTTCGTCGGGATGGTCCCGCTCATCCTGCTGCTCGTCGCGGCGGTGTGGGAGTGCGTACTGATCGGCTACGCCTTCTCCCTCGTCGGCAACGCGGCCGACGAGGCGGCGCGCGCGGGGGCGGTGAAGGACGACGGGGCGTGTGTCGCCGCCGCGGGGGAGCACATCGGTTCGGCCTGGGGGATGGCCGTCGACTGCGGTCAGGCCGGCGACGTCTACAAGGCGACCGTGACGGTGCGGATCCCGGTCCTCTTCCCCGGACTGAACTTCGGCGAGCTGGACGGCACCGCCGGCGCGGCCATGGAGAGGGAGGAGTGA
- a CDS encoding TadE/TadG family type IV pilus assembly protein: protein MRTPRTRSDRGQVALEYIGFVPILLFVALCGIQLGWVAYVHEQADTAARTAARVEARKGTGGEAAGKAAVRGGLTAKVVVTKDDDAVTANVSITINSIIPGLNPEPAKATAVMPNDDPKGP from the coding sequence GTGAGGACACCGCGCACACGCTCCGACCGGGGTCAGGTCGCCCTGGAGTACATCGGCTTCGTCCCCATCCTGCTGTTCGTCGCGCTCTGCGGGATCCAGCTCGGCTGGGTGGCGTACGTCCACGAACAGGCGGACACCGCCGCCCGTACGGCGGCCCGGGTGGAGGCCCGTAAGGGCACCGGCGGGGAGGCGGCGGGCAAGGCGGCCGTGCGGGGAGGACTCACCGCGAAGGTCGTCGTGACGAAGGACGACGACGCCGTCACCGCGAACGTCTCCATCACGATCAACTCGATCATTCCCGGTCTGAACCCCGAACCGGCGAAGGCCACCGCCGTCATGCCCAACGACGACCCGAAGGGACCCTGA
- a CDS encoding CpaF family protein produces the protein MSLRSRVTTPDDSRGPREDGRLVSSYRAKLLEEIDLAEMSALAPAERRARLERVLGHIISREGPVLSTVERAQLIRRVVDEALGLGVLEPLLEDASISEIMVNGPDQIFVERAGRVEQLPLRFASHEQLMQTIERIVSTVNRRVDEANPMVDARLPSGERVNVIIPPLSLTGATLTIRRFPRAFTLPEMIALGSLDEQMLLLLSGLVQSKMNVIVSGATGTGKTTLLNALSGLIPEGERIITIEDSAELQLQQAHVIRLESRPANVEGKGQITIRDLVRNSLRMRPDRIIVGEVRGGETLDMLQAMSTGHDGSLATVHANSSVEALTRLQTLASMSEIEIPFEALQDQINSAVNVIVQLTRFGDGSRRITEISVLESHGREPFRITTVCRFLAQPMGRDGRVQGHFVYHPLPRGVAERLYLHNQPVPQAFGVAPPDAFHDPLTSRTVL, from the coding sequence ATGAGCCTGCGTTCCCGGGTCACCACCCCCGACGACAGCCGCGGTCCCCGCGAGGACGGCCGGCTGGTCTCCTCGTACCGGGCCAAACTGCTGGAGGAGATCGACCTCGCCGAGATGTCCGCGCTCGCGCCCGCCGAGCGCCGGGCGCGCCTGGAGCGGGTCCTCGGGCACATCATCAGCCGCGAGGGCCCCGTCCTGTCCACCGTCGAACGGGCCCAGCTGATCCGCCGGGTCGTCGACGAGGCCCTCGGCCTCGGCGTGCTGGAGCCGCTCCTCGAAGACGCCTCCATCTCCGAGATCATGGTCAACGGACCCGACCAGATCTTCGTCGAACGCGCCGGCCGGGTCGAACAGCTCCCGCTGCGCTTCGCCTCGCACGAGCAGCTGATGCAGACCATCGAGCGCATCGTCTCCACCGTCAACCGCCGTGTGGACGAGGCCAATCCGATGGTCGACGCGCGCCTGCCCAGCGGGGAGCGCGTCAACGTCATCATCCCGCCGCTCTCCCTGACCGGCGCCACCCTCACCATCCGCCGCTTCCCGCGCGCCTTCACCCTGCCCGAGATGATCGCGCTGGGCTCGCTGGACGAGCAGATGCTGCTCCTGCTGTCCGGGCTGGTCCAGTCGAAGATGAACGTGATCGTCTCCGGGGCCACCGGCACCGGCAAGACCACCCTCCTCAACGCCCTCTCCGGGCTGATCCCGGAGGGCGAACGCATCATCACCATCGAGGACTCCGCCGAACTCCAGCTCCAGCAGGCGCACGTGATCCGCCTCGAATCCCGCCCGGCGAACGTCGAGGGCAAGGGGCAGATCACCATCCGCGACCTCGTACGCAACTCCCTGCGCATGCGTCCCGACCGCATCATCGTCGGCGAGGTCCGCGGCGGCGAGACCCTCGACATGCTCCAGGCCATGTCCACCGGCCACGACGGCTCCCTCGCCACCGTCCACGCCAACAGCTCCGTCGAAGCCCTCACCCGCCTCCAGACCCTCGCCTCCATGTCGGAGATCGAGATCCCCTTCGAGGCGCTCCAGGACCAGATCAACAGCGCGGTCAACGTCATCGTCCAGCTCACCCGCTTCGGTGACGGCTCACGCCGCATCACCGAGATCTCCGTCCTCGAATCCCACGGCCGCGAGCCGTTCCGGATCACCACCGTCTGCCGGTTCCTGGCGCAGCCGATGGGCCGCGACGGGCGCGTCCAGGGCCACTTCGTCTACCACCCGCTGCCGCGCGGCGTCGCCGAACGCCTCTACCTGCACAACCAGCCCGTCCCGCAGGCCTTCGGCGTGGCCCCGCCCGACGCCTTCCACGACCCGCTCACCTCCCGGACCGTCCTGTGA
- a CDS encoding type II secretion system F family protein, with the protein MTNLVLLTLGATLLAGLFVSLGVHAYAAGLAQRAALVERLSAEGVPEPTGRRRRFQGVDRRLRGTRFGRRIELKLATTGLDLTPGEFFVYMLAAIAGVWLVCASLLAPFFGPVAGLIGVWAANAFLNWQRARRTERFINQLPELARILANATQAGLALRTAIGMAAEELEAPAGEELARVADRLAVGHSIEEALGEIVERLPSRELVVLVSTLVLSARAGGAIVGSLRNLTVTLEQRKETRREIRTQLSQVTVTAYLVPAIGLGSLLLVNAMMPGALDRMTGAFVGQVAVIVSLGLFALGFFLIRRLSKIDV; encoded by the coding sequence GTGACCAACCTCGTCCTCCTGACCCTCGGCGCCACCCTGCTGGCGGGCCTGTTCGTGTCCCTCGGGGTGCACGCGTACGCCGCCGGCCTCGCGCAGCGCGCCGCCCTGGTCGAACGCCTCTCCGCGGAGGGCGTCCCCGAGCCGACGGGCCGGCGGCGCCGCTTCCAGGGCGTCGACCGGCGCCTGCGCGGGACCCGGTTCGGGCGTCGCATCGAGCTGAAGCTCGCGACGACCGGCCTCGACCTGACCCCGGGCGAGTTCTTCGTGTACATGCTGGCGGCCATCGCGGGCGTCTGGCTGGTCTGCGCCTCCCTGCTGGCGCCCTTCTTCGGGCCGGTGGCCGGCCTGATCGGCGTCTGGGCCGCCAACGCGTTCCTCAACTGGCAGCGGGCCCGGCGTACGGAGCGGTTCATCAACCAGCTCCCCGAGCTGGCCCGCATCCTCGCCAACGCCACCCAGGCCGGGCTGGCCCTGCGGACCGCCATCGGGATGGCGGCCGAGGAACTGGAGGCGCCGGCGGGGGAGGAACTGGCCCGGGTAGCGGACCGGCTCGCGGTCGGCCACTCCATCGAGGAGGCCCTCGGGGAGATCGTCGAGCGGCTCCCGTCGCGCGAGCTGGTCGTCCTGGTGTCCACCCTCGTCCTTTCGGCGCGGGCGGGCGGCGCGATCGTGGGGAGCCTGCGGAACCTGACCGTGACCCTCGAACAGCGCAAGGAAACGCGCAGGGAGATCCGTACGCAGCTCTCGCAGGTGACGGTGACGGCGTACCTGGTGCCGGCCATCGGACTCGGCTCGCTGCTGCTCGTCAACGCGATGATGCCGGGCGCCCTGGACCGGATGACCGGCGCGTTCGTCGGGCAGGTCGCGGTGATCGTCTCGCTCGGACTGTTCGCGCTGGGCTTCTTCCTGATCCGCCGGCTGTCGAAGATCGACGTGTGA
- a CDS encoding DUF5936 domain-containing protein yields MNAYLPFLLALVAALSVFGILHGVRLYRADVKLPSDLALALEVGATRTTAVGSVVDRLGIRWAPLVLRLMGPKQVARKRRQIDMAGNPAGLTIDRYAARRAVYGFLGGFGALAMLLNGRLVPALLMVAFGLFWIEFGLWSAIRVRRDHIERILPDFLDVLAVVVSAGLGFRQALERVADKYDGPWSDEIRITLQQMDMGVSRRQAFDDLRRRNDSEQVAQFVTALQQGEELGSPIVDTLIAIAEDMRRTDAQNARRRAARAVPKATFAVTMFMLPGTLILLVCGFVYGANVDFGALLGGS; encoded by the coding sequence GTGAACGCGTACCTCCCCTTCCTCCTCGCCCTGGTCGCCGCCCTGTCCGTCTTCGGCATCCTGCACGGCGTCCGGCTCTACCGGGCCGACGTGAAACTCCCGAGCGACCTCGCCCTCGCCCTGGAGGTCGGCGCCACCCGCACCACCGCCGTCGGCTCCGTCGTCGACCGGCTCGGCATCCGCTGGGCGCCACTGGTGCTGCGGCTGATGGGGCCCAAGCAGGTGGCGCGCAAGCGCCGTCAGATCGACATGGCGGGCAACCCGGCCGGCCTCACCATCGACCGGTACGCGGCGCGGCGCGCGGTGTACGGGTTCCTGGGCGGATTCGGCGCGCTCGCCATGCTGTTGAACGGCCGGCTCGTGCCCGCCCTCCTCATGGTGGCCTTCGGGCTGTTCTGGATCGAGTTCGGCCTGTGGTCGGCGATCCGGGTCCGGCGCGACCACATCGAACGGATCCTGCCCGACTTCCTGGACGTGCTCGCGGTCGTCGTCAGCGCCGGGCTGGGCTTTCGGCAGGCGCTGGAGCGGGTCGCCGACAAGTACGACGGGCCGTGGTCGGACGAGATCCGGATCACCCTCCAGCAGATGGACATGGGCGTCAGCCGCCGCCAGGCCTTCGACGACCTGCGCCGGCGCAACGACTCCGAACAGGTCGCCCAGTTCGTCACCGCGCTCCAGCAGGGCGAGGAGCTGGGCTCGCCGATCGTGGACACCCTGATCGCCATCGCCGAGGACATGCGGCGCACCGATGCCCAGAACGCCCGCCGGCGCGCGGCGCGGGCCGTCCCGAAAGCCACGTTCGCGGTCACGATGTTCATGCTGCCGGGGACGCTGATCCTGCTGGTCTGCGGCTTCGTCTACGGGGCGAACGTGGACTTCGGCGCGCTGCTCGGGGGGTCGTGA
- a CDS encoding response regulator transcription factor yields MSIRVRVLIADDDPVVRAGLSALLSATEDLRVVAEARDGREALRLTRLHTPDVILLDVRMPGVDGISALPHLVTLAPVLMLTHSRDAGTVREALLLGAGGYLVHGEFTADDLIRAVRDVREGRAHFTTTAATALLANLRASSQPQRTVASSTERMHNSMTYGLSSREAEIMDLIASGMSNQQIAGACFISEKTVKNHINRIFAKLQSATRSEAIARWLGTARPEVTGHG; encoded by the coding sequence ATGAGCATCCGCGTCCGCGTCCTGATCGCCGACGACGACCCGGTCGTCCGGGCGGGCCTGAGCGCCCTGCTGTCCGCTACGGAGGACCTCCGGGTGGTGGCGGAAGCAAGAGACGGCCGCGAGGCCTTGCGTCTGACCCGCCTCCACACTCCGGACGTGATCCTGCTGGACGTCCGCATGCCGGGCGTCGACGGCATCTCCGCCCTCCCGCACCTGGTCACCCTGGCCCCGGTCCTGATGCTGACCCACAGCCGCGACGCGGGCACCGTACGGGAGGCGCTGCTGCTGGGGGCGGGCGGCTATCTGGTCCACGGCGAGTTCACCGCCGACGACCTGATCCGCGCGGTCCGCGACGTCCGCGAGGGCCGCGCCCACTTCACGACGACGGCCGCGACGGCCCTCCTCGCGAACCTCCGCGCCTCTTCGCAACCGCAACGGACTGTGGCATCCTCGACGGAGCGGATGCACAACTCGATGACGTACGGCCTGAGTTCGCGGGAGGCGGAGATCATGGACCTGATCGCGTCCGGGATGAGCAACCAGCAGATCGCCGGAGCGTGCTTCATCAGCGAGAAGACGGTCAAGAACCACATCAACCGCATCTTCGCGAAGCTCCAGAGCGCCACCCGCAGCGAAGCGATAGCCCGCTGGCTCGGAACCGCCCGTCCGGAAGTGACCGGCCATGGCTGA
- a CDS encoding pilus assembly protein TadG-related protein has product MGARFTSDSSRGQAFPIYVVVVAGLLFAALALFVVGQASVTRSDAQGAADAAALAAAKDVRDHLAPGVNLVDLEPEGWGEILKGNLFAPGRGCAQADVFAGKNGAKASCTVAGLSVTVAVETERTVGDSVLPGTDGMHGTASATAVIEPRCHLGALPPGGGTPTPTPVGTAPPTDGPTPKPATVTIECKGGKGITFDPSKPEPWRTVARALFDVRLDK; this is encoded by the coding sequence ATGGGGGCGCGGTTCACGTCTGACTCCAGCCGCGGGCAGGCCTTCCCCATCTACGTCGTGGTGGTGGCGGGTCTGCTCTTTGCTGCGCTGGCCCTGTTCGTCGTCGGCCAGGCCTCGGTGACGCGCAGCGACGCACAGGGCGCCGCCGACGCCGCGGCCTTGGCGGCGGCCAAGGACGTACGTGATCACCTGGCTCCCGGGGTCAATCTGGTGGACCTGGAGCCCGAGGGGTGGGGCGAGATCCTCAAGGGGAATCTGTTCGCTCCCGGCCGTGGATGCGCGCAGGCCGATGTCTTCGCGGGGAAGAACGGTGCGAAGGCGTCGTGCACGGTGGCAGGGCTCAGCGTCACCGTGGCCGTCGAGACGGAGCGGACGGTCGGCGATTCGGTCCTCCCCGGCACCGATGGCATGCACGGAACGGCCTCCGCCACGGCGGTGATCGAACCACGCTGTCACCTCGGGGCCCTCCCGCCGGGCGGGGGAACTCCGACGCCGACGCCGGTGGGCACGGCTCCGCCGACGGATGGTCCGACACCCAAGCCCGCCACGGTGACCATCGAGTGCAAGGGGGGCAAGGGGATCACGTTCGATCCTTCCAAGCCCGAACCGTGGCGCACAGTGGCGAGGGCGTTGTTCGATG